The following proteins are encoded in a genomic region of Cryptomeria japonica chromosome 11, Sugi_1.0, whole genome shotgun sequence:
- the LOC131050281 gene encoding F-box/kelch-repeat protein At5g15710-like, whose amino-acid sequence MDTKCMDVIKNEDEGLERSELLLNTMEEKGSDTVGNENSDEESVWSEFPDHIVEEIFSNLLFEFTLPFRIVCKQWNKLLSSNRFLCSLAESDPWILLCSSTHCMAYCFLTQSWKTLSLSFLPSRTTKSLSLGNSRFCSSGAGLLVIEFGCPRKYMICNPITRTYRYIPPVISQSATLSEIMDNGESYKIVGVTHERNPGSLQIYHFSKGSFQIELELPLEPRDFPVSHICCAKGLLMCVLNHGEFVVWNMEDKQVQRFSFPYPNLYIPGGRINTWTERLVVCVSSILFVRTYYSDSVLTSFVIVWELFQEEESSIWSWKEMSRMPPDLCRKFFNARSIKMGKFSEYETFIVGNFLCFRSGYRNTKLFVYSLHDKCWSRIRVPDSVRFRRYNTNFEFQPKPGMKI is encoded by the coding sequence ATGGATACTAAGTGTATGGACGTTATCAAGAATGAAGATGAAGGGTTAGAAAGATCTGAATTACTGCTGAATACAATGGAGGAGAAGGGAAGCGATACCGTAGGCAATGAGAACAGCGATGAAGAATCAGTTTGGTCTGAATTCCCTGACCATATAGTGGAGGAGATATTTTCGAACCTACTGTTCGAATTCACTCTTCCATTTCGTATTGTTTGTAAACAATGGAATAAGCTCTTATCCTCTAACAGATTTCTATGTTCACTGGCAGAGAGCGATCCATGGATTCTTCTATGCAGCTCAACGCATTGCATGGCATACTGTTTTCTCACGCAGTCTTGGAAAACTCTTTCCCTTAGTTTCCTGCCAAGCCGAACAACGAAAAGTCTATCATTAGGCAATTCAAGATTCTGTAGTTCAGGTGCAGGCCTACTGGTAATCGAATTCGGATGTCCTCGGAAATATATGATCTGTAATCCAATTACAAGGACCTACAGATATATTCCCCCCGTCATATCACAGAGTGCAACTTTATCGGAAATAATGGACAACGGGGAGTCCTACAAAATTGTGGGCGTGACACATGAAAGAAACCCCGGTTCCCTGCAAATTTACCATTTTTCTAAAGGGTCATTCCAGATTGAACTCGAGTTGCCACTCGAGCCAAGAGATTTTCCTGTTTCTCATATTTGTTGTGCCAAGGGTCTTCTCATGTGCGTCTTAAACCATGGGGAATTTGTGGTTTGGAACATGGAAGATAAGCAAGTGCAACGATTTTCCTTTCCGTACCCGAATCTATATATTCCAGGGGGTAGGATAAACACATGGACCGAACGACTGGTTGTATGTGTGTCGTCGATACTGTTTGTAAGAACATATTATTCCGACTCCGTTCTTACCTCTTTCGTGATTGTATGGGAATTGTTCCAGGAGGAAGAGAGCTCTATATGGAGTTGGAAAGAGATGTCAAGAATGCCTCCTGATTTGTGTCGTAAATTTTTTAATGCGCGTTCAATTAAAATGGGAAAGTTTTCAGAGTATGAGACTTTCATTGTTGGAAATTTTCTCTGTTTCAGAAGTGGGTATAGAAATACCAAGCTATTTGTCTACAGCTTACATGACAAGTGTTGGAGTCGGATCAGGGTTCCTGATTCTGTCAGATTTAGAAGGTATAACACAAATTTTGAGTTTCAACCTAAGCCAGGCATGAAGATATAG